The sequence GAATAGAGTAATCCAAAGGTCAAGAAATTTCAGTCAAGGCCATTCCCTTTGTATAATCAGTTGTCAGCACTCTATGATGGCAGTTGTGCCACCGGTGATCTCAATTTTACATCAACTCAGCAACATACATCATCCCGACAACAATTACATATTCAAGCTGAAGTTGAAGCTGAAGCTATGAGCTCTTTCAGGATTGATGATGACCTCGGGGTTAACCCTGATTTGAACCAAATCTCTTCAAATTTGCATGGGTTGGGATCTTCAAGTACCCGTGTTGAGATTGGTGGACATGACCGCACCCCGGCATCTTCAGAACAGCGAGCGGAGAGTCATGGAAGGAAGCGTAAGCAAAGTCAGATTGCTGGGGTTCTTGAGGAATATTTGGATTACAAAAGGCAACATAATGATAAGTTGCTTGATGTGGTAAATCAGATTGATCAACAAGCTGAGGGATGTAACAAGAAGGAAGAATATTGTATTGGAAAGTGTGTTCGTGTGTTAGAGTCGATGGAAGATATAACTGAAGAGGAGATGGCAGCGGCAATGGGTGTGTTTAAGTGCGAGGAGAACAGAGAAATATTTCTGAACAGCCAGAGGCCACGTGTCCGATTGTTGTGGCTTAGAAACGAGATCCACAAGCAGGTAGTTATATAAAGCACTCAATTTCTACAATTTTTTTTGCTTCATGGTCACATTTACTAATTTCTGCAATATTTTCAGATGTCCACCAATCTCAATATTTTCAGATGTCCACCAAGCCTTTAGTTTCCTGGTAAGCAAAAAAATAATTCAATAATATTCTTTCAGCCAATAGCATATTGAAAAATAGCCTTCAGTTGTATGGTCACATTTACTATTTCTAAATGCTTGTTTGGTGCTGACAGCTTGTTGTTGCTGCTGGCCTTACTTATTCTATGCATTTCTGGAATTCTGTCTGGCTGGTAGCCTCCAAGATCTCTTCGATCTCGCTGAAAAACGTCACTTCCTTTTGACAATTTGTTATTGGCCAGTACCTTAACAAACCAATTATCACTGGGCTTGCGAGCTCTAGATCCTTTTCTATAAACTGTGTCACACAGTAGGTCAACCGCTTATTTCCTTATCCCACTTttcttgtttcttcttgtttattCTACACTGCACTACAACCATCTATAATTTCCTTATCCCACTTTTCTTGTTTCTTCTTGCCTAATTTCTCACTCAAGTTACTACTGCCCGCAGATTCTTGCTTAATTTCTGATTTGGTTAATAGTATATATTTCTTCTGTTGTTGCAGGGAGGCAATGGATGGAGCTCTGCGACAATAAATACAAGATGTTCAAAAGAACGTTATTGTTGTGTTAACATTTTGGGCATACCAAGTACTTTTTTTTGTTATGAGTCTGTCAAACATATGTTAAATTTGTCACTAATTTCTTATGAGCTATTTCTGTGGTCAAAGAAAGTTGTTTATTTAAGTGGCATGAATCAAAAAATCTTAGGAGACTTCTGTTTGATTTTGTTTATTTTTAAAAGAAAGTTGCTTCAGCGTACAAATTTTGAGGGGCATATTGTTGTTTTTGCGTACAAATTTCTGTTTGATTTTGTtgatttttattttttctattttaCTTGTGATTTGATGATGATCACACTTCTAGCAGCTGCCGATGTGTGGCTCCAGAGGGCAGCAGGGCAGCTGACCCATGGGGCACCAAAGGATGTCAGGGCAGCGCAGCCCCGCTGGGCAATGCCCACCCAGGGAATTCGTATGACAGGAATTTGCCCCCTCCGGTGCTAGCTCCCCTGTGTTTTATTGGCCCCGGTCACCAAAGGATGTCTTAGGTGCCGTGGAAGCCCCTGAACCTGAACTGTCCGTCGGCGTCGAGGCGGCCCCGCGCGTCGGACATCCACTCGCTCCTGAGGTCGATGAGCCTCTGGCCGGCGTCGTTGACGGTGCCGTCGGCGTTGACGAGCGCGGCGTCCTGCCTCCACATGTGGCCCTGCATGAACCCCCAGAGCACGACGCCCTGCACCGCCGGGTGCGCGAACGCCTCGCGCAGGACCACCTCGAGGTCGTCGGCGCGGAGCGCGTCGTCGGGCTCGCAGACGTCGACCTCCGTGAACCAGACGGGCAGGCCGGTGGCGGCGTAGACCGTGTCGAGCGCGTCGCAGATGACCTCGCCGACGGGGTGGGTGACGTGGCCCTGCATCCCGACGCCGCCGACCCGCGCGCCGCCCCGCTGCAGGGCTCGGACGAGGTCGACGTACCGCTCCGGCGTGGCGGCCGGGTCGCCGCCGCACTCGACGTTGTAGTCGTTGACGAAGAGCGCGGCGGCCGGGTCCAGGCGCGCGGCCTCGCGGAACATGAGCGCGGGCACGCCGTCGCCGAGGCGGTCGCGGAAGAAGCGGCCGTGCAGCATCTCGTTGTTCACGTCGTAGTGCGGGAACCTGCCGGCGTAGCGGCCGAGGAGGCCCCCGAGGCGGTCCCGCACGGCCGCCATGAGCTGGTCGGGGTCGTCGCGCCCGATGTCCTTGACCCACTGCTGCACTTCGCCGTCCACGGCCCAGAAGATGCAGTGGCCCCGCACGGGCTTGCCCGCCCGGTCGCAGAAGTCGAGCAGGCGGTCGGCGTCCGCGTAGTTGAGCTGCCCGCGCTCCGCCTCCGTCCAGTACCACTTGAGCTCGTTCTCGAACACGGCCCAGTCCATGTGGCTCGTGAAGAAGTCCACGAACGCAGGGTCCTGGATCACCGTGCCGTTGATGCAGCTGCCGATGGGGAAGGCGCTGTCCAGCTGCACCACGCGCACCGAcgcgcccgccgccgccccgcTCAGCTTCACGACCACGTCACGCTTGCGCACCTGCATGCCAACCGTGCATATATTTGAGAGTGATGTGCACTGATTAATTAAGTGATTATTAGAGGCCGGCCGGTCTGCAACTGCAATAGCAAAACAATGTCGTCGTCCCCGTACTCCCGTTACGTGTGCCTTCATTTGGCGCGGTCACTATCGGCAGTCCGCAGTCAGCACCCGTATACGTCATAACGCAACACGCGCACGCC is a genomic window of Zea mays cultivar B73 chromosome 5, Zm-B73-REFERENCE-NAM-5.0, whole genome shotgun sequence containing:
- the LOC103627191 gene encoding endo-1,4-beta-xylanase 1, whose protein sequence is MMICDGRRLPLNTAASSGPVSSQQVRRANKFPLHPNTKLLRRPSLPTTMACSPHHQGDVVFEANAIGWAPSGARTALSLRHERDPARLPAAAVGGERTPSSGRYVLAAGRGGEEDGLRQAIPPGALRPRVTYRVAGWASVAVAAAEEEEEGARQQYRHHPVRVSIRVDDGVVVECGAVACSAASDSDSGSAAAGCSRWAEIKGAFRLRECPRSAAVHVHGAPAGVDVKVMDLRIVATDPKARFGYLKDKTDKVRKRDVVVKLSGAAAGASVRVVQLDSAFPIGSCINGTVIQDPAFVDFFTSHMDWAVFENELKWYWTEAERGQLNYADADRLLDFCDRAGKPVRGHCIFWAVDGEVQQWVKDIGRDDPDQLMAAVRDRLGGLLGRYAGRFPHYDVNNEMLHGRFFRDRLGDGVPALMFREAARLDPAAALFVNDYNVECGGDPAATPERYVDLVRALQRGGARVGGVGMQGHVTHPVGEVICDALDTVYAATGLPVWFTEVDVCEPDDALRADDLEVVLREAFAHPAVQGVVLWGFMQGHMWRQDAALVNADGTVNDAGQRLIDLRSEWMSDARGRLDADGQFRFRGFHGT